In a genomic window of Babylonia areolata isolate BAREFJ2019XMU chromosome 3, ASM4173473v1, whole genome shotgun sequence:
- the LOC143280547 gene encoding GTP-binding protein Di-Ras2 isoform X2, protein MAASGRAIRSNSKSTGMNADMETPKDRSVRLRVMPEQSNDYRVVVFGAGGVGKSSLVLRFVRGTFRESYVPTIEDTYRQVISCNKQVCTLQITDTTGSHQFPAMQRLSISKGHAFILVFSITSRQSLEELKPIYDEIVEIKGDMEAIPIMLVGNKCDEVNREVSPQESAEIAKRWNCAFLETSAKTNHNVKELFQELLQLEKRRTVSLQLETKKSKSQKRKEKLKGKCLLM, encoded by the coding sequence ACCCCCAAAGACCGGTCGGTCAGACTGCGCGTGATGCCTGAGCAGAGTAACGACTAccgggtggtggtgtttggggcgGGCGGCGTGGGCAAGAGCTCCCTGGTGCTGCGCTTCGTGCGGGGCACCTTCCGCGAGAGCTACGTGCCCACCATCGAGGACACGTACCGCCAGGTCATCTCCTGCAACAAGCAGGTGTGCACGCTGCAGATCACCGACACCACAGGCAGCCACCAGTTCCCGGCCATGCAGCGCCTGTCCATCTCTAAAGGACACGCCTTCATCCTCGTCTTCTCCATCACCTCCCGCCAGTCCCTGGAGGAGCTGAAGCCCATCTACGACGAGATCGTGGAGATCAAGGGCGACATGGAGGCCATCCCCATCATGCTGGTGGGCAACAAGTGCGACGAGGTCAACCGCGAGGTGTCCCCGCAGGAGTCGGCCGAGATCGCCAAGCGCTGGAACTGTGCCTTCCTGGAGACGTCGGCCAAGACCAACCACAACGTCAAGGAGCTTTTCCAGGAGCTCCTGCAGCTGGAGAAGCGGCGGACTGTCAGCCTGCAGCTGGAAACCAAAAAGTCCAAGTCACAGAAACGCAAGGAGAAGTTAAAGGGCAAGTGTTTGTTAATGTGa
- the LOC143280547 gene encoding GTP-binding protein Di-Ras2 isoform X4, translated as MPEQSNDYRVVVFGAGGVGKSSLVLRFVRGTFRESYVPTIEDTYRQVISCNKQVCTLQITDTTGSHQFPAMQRLSISKGHAFILVFSITSRQSLEELKPIYDEIVEIKGDMEAIPIMLVGNKCDEVNREVSPQESAEIAKRWNCAFLETSAKTNHNVKELFQELLQLEKRRTVSLQLETKKSKSQKRKEKLKGKCLLM; from the coding sequence ATGCCTGAGCAGAGTAACGACTAccgggtggtggtgtttggggcgGGCGGCGTGGGCAAGAGCTCCCTGGTGCTGCGCTTCGTGCGGGGCACCTTCCGCGAGAGCTACGTGCCCACCATCGAGGACACGTACCGCCAGGTCATCTCCTGCAACAAGCAGGTGTGCACGCTGCAGATCACCGACACCACAGGCAGCCACCAGTTCCCGGCCATGCAGCGCCTGTCCATCTCTAAAGGACACGCCTTCATCCTCGTCTTCTCCATCACCTCCCGCCAGTCCCTGGAGGAGCTGAAGCCCATCTACGACGAGATCGTGGAGATCAAGGGCGACATGGAGGCCATCCCCATCATGCTGGTGGGCAACAAGTGCGACGAGGTCAACCGCGAGGTGTCCCCGCAGGAGTCGGCCGAGATCGCCAAGCGCTGGAACTGTGCCTTCCTGGAGACGTCGGCCAAGACCAACCACAACGTCAAGGAGCTTTTCCAGGAGCTCCTGCAGCTGGAGAAGCGGCGGACTGTCAGCCTGCAGCTGGAAACCAAAAAGTCCAAGTCACAGAAACGCAAGGAGAAGTTAAAGGGCAAGTGTTTGTTAATGTGa
- the LOC143280547 gene encoding GTP-binding protein Di-Ras2 isoform X1: MVFSISGCARRQSCCTDSDCGEAMAQAAETPKDRSVRLRVMPEQSNDYRVVVFGAGGVGKSSLVLRFVRGTFRESYVPTIEDTYRQVISCNKQVCTLQITDTTGSHQFPAMQRLSISKGHAFILVFSITSRQSLEELKPIYDEIVEIKGDMEAIPIMLVGNKCDEVNREVSPQESAEIAKRWNCAFLETSAKTNHNVKELFQELLQLEKRRTVSLQLETKKSKSQKRKEKLKGKCLLM; this comes from the exons ATGGTGTTCTCTATTAGCGGCTGCGCCAGGAGACAGTCGTGTTGTACAGATTCTGACTGTGGCGAGGCCATGGCACAAGCCGCGGAG ACCCCCAAAGACCGGTCGGTCAGACTGCGCGTGATGCCTGAGCAGAGTAACGACTAccgggtggtggtgtttggggcgGGCGGCGTGGGCAAGAGCTCCCTGGTGCTGCGCTTCGTGCGGGGCACCTTCCGCGAGAGCTACGTGCCCACCATCGAGGACACGTACCGCCAGGTCATCTCCTGCAACAAGCAGGTGTGCACGCTGCAGATCACCGACACCACAGGCAGCCACCAGTTCCCGGCCATGCAGCGCCTGTCCATCTCTAAAGGACACGCCTTCATCCTCGTCTTCTCCATCACCTCCCGCCAGTCCCTGGAGGAGCTGAAGCCCATCTACGACGAGATCGTGGAGATCAAGGGCGACATGGAGGCCATCCCCATCATGCTGGTGGGCAACAAGTGCGACGAGGTCAACCGCGAGGTGTCCCCGCAGGAGTCGGCCGAGATCGCCAAGCGCTGGAACTGTGCCTTCCTGGAGACGTCGGCCAAGACCAACCACAACGTCAAGGAGCTTTTCCAGGAGCTCCTGCAGCTGGAGAAGCGGCGGACTGTCAGCCTGCAGCTGGAAACCAAAAAGTCCAAGTCACAGAAACGCAAGGAGAAGTTAAAGGGCAAGTGTTTGTTAATGTGa
- the LOC143280547 gene encoding GTP-binding protein Di-Ras2 isoform X3, with protein sequence MVFSCNDDVAFEFSTPKDRSVRLRVMPEQSNDYRVVVFGAGGVGKSSLVLRFVRGTFRESYVPTIEDTYRQVISCNKQVCTLQITDTTGSHQFPAMQRLSISKGHAFILVFSITSRQSLEELKPIYDEIVEIKGDMEAIPIMLVGNKCDEVNREVSPQESAEIAKRWNCAFLETSAKTNHNVKELFQELLQLEKRRTVSLQLETKKSKSQKRKEKLKGKCLLM encoded by the coding sequence ACCCCCAAAGACCGGTCGGTCAGACTGCGCGTGATGCCTGAGCAGAGTAACGACTAccgggtggtggtgtttggggcgGGCGGCGTGGGCAAGAGCTCCCTGGTGCTGCGCTTCGTGCGGGGCACCTTCCGCGAGAGCTACGTGCCCACCATCGAGGACACGTACCGCCAGGTCATCTCCTGCAACAAGCAGGTGTGCACGCTGCAGATCACCGACACCACAGGCAGCCACCAGTTCCCGGCCATGCAGCGCCTGTCCATCTCTAAAGGACACGCCTTCATCCTCGTCTTCTCCATCACCTCCCGCCAGTCCCTGGAGGAGCTGAAGCCCATCTACGACGAGATCGTGGAGATCAAGGGCGACATGGAGGCCATCCCCATCATGCTGGTGGGCAACAAGTGCGACGAGGTCAACCGCGAGGTGTCCCCGCAGGAGTCGGCCGAGATCGCCAAGCGCTGGAACTGTGCCTTCCTGGAGACGTCGGCCAAGACCAACCACAACGTCAAGGAGCTTTTCCAGGAGCTCCTGCAGCTGGAGAAGCGGCGGACTGTCAGCCTGCAGCTGGAAACCAAAAAGTCCAAGTCACAGAAACGCAAGGAGAAGTTAAAGGGCAAGTGTTTGTTAATGTGa